Proteins co-encoded in one Flavobacterium fluviale genomic window:
- a CDS encoding TetR/AcrR family transcriptional regulator, with protein MKEKIIAKASELFLKLGFKSVTMDDIAGEMCISKKTIYKYFCNKEVLIEESTSTVHRQVHEIMDTIVAKKYNAIHENFEIREMFRDMFKNNTDTSPIYQLKKHYPEIYQNILSHEIEQCTQCFRDNIEKGIQEGLYRADLNVETYVKFYYTLIFHINENTVSESEAQRIELEALEYHTRAMATEKGVQELEKQLKKIIN; from the coding sequence ATGAAAGAGAAAATCATAGCAAAAGCCAGTGAGCTTTTTTTAAAGCTTGGCTTTAAAAGTGTTACAATGGATGATATTGCGGGAGAAATGTGTATTTCGAAAAAAACAATCTATAAGTACTTCTGTAATAAAGAAGTTTTGATTGAAGAAAGTACTTCGACGGTGCACAGACAGGTTCATGAAATTATGGATACGATTGTTGCTAAGAAGTATAATGCGATTCACGAGAATTTTGAAATTAGGGAAATGTTTCGCGACATGTTTAAAAACAATACAGATACTTCGCCTATTTATCAGTTAAAAAAACATTATCCAGAGATTTATCAGAATATTTTATCTCACGAAATTGAGCAATGCACACAATGTTTTAGAGATAATATTGAAAAAGGAATACAAGAAGGCCTTTACAGAGCAGACCTGAATGTAGAAACGTATGTGAAATTTTACTATACATTAATTTTTCATATTAATGAAAATACAGTTTCTGAAAGCGAAGCACAAAGGATAGAATTAGAAGCATTAGAATACCACACTCGTGCAATGGCAACTGAAAAGGGAGTACAGGAGTTGGAAAAACAGCTTAAAAAAATTATCAATTAA
- a CDS encoding TolC family protein, producing the protein MKRIFLIFLCTIGLSASAQTTLTLKDAVNYALVNKADAKKSKLQVENSEYQIQEVRSRALPQISANGNLTYNPIIQTTVIDGAGFGAPGTTIQAAFGQTWTSTAGLSLTQTIFDQSVFTGLKAAKSTREFYQINDQLTEEQVIERVANNYYSVYVQKERLVLLDSNYVNTAKVRDIVQGQFDNGLAKKIDLDRIIVKMSNIDTERQQIKNQIALQENALKFYMGMPIETQIEMPKEEFEVVPAALTEEPNIENRTEYLLLKKQEELLVYNKKAVEAGYYPTLSLSAGYNYIGQGPEFPWFAKPDKGVYWSDFSAIGLNLHVPIFTGFGTRARVRQADVEIRSLQEDIKDTKLSLDLDYRNAITQINNNLVTIENQKENMRLATEILSNTKNNYLQGLASLTDLLDAENASLEAQNNYTRAVLNYKIAEISLIKSKGELKSLIK; encoded by the coding sequence ATGAAAAGAATCTTTCTTATATTTTTGTGCACAATTGGCTTGTCTGCCAGTGCGCAAACTACTTTAACCCTGAAAGACGCTGTCAACTACGCGCTTGTAAATAAAGCCGATGCCAAAAAGTCGAAACTTCAGGTTGAGAACAGTGAATACCAAATTCAAGAAGTACGTTCTAGAGCGTTACCTCAAATTAGCGCAAATGGAAACCTAACTTATAATCCAATTATTCAGACGACTGTTATTGATGGAGCAGGTTTCGGTGCGCCGGGAACTACAATTCAGGCAGCATTTGGACAAACTTGGACTTCGACTGCGGGTCTTTCTTTAACTCAGACGATTTTTGATCAGTCTGTTTTTACAGGATTGAAAGCAGCAAAATCTACTCGTGAATTTTATCAAATAAACGATCAGTTAACAGAAGAACAAGTTATAGAAAGAGTTGCAAATAACTACTATTCGGTTTATGTACAAAAAGAAAGACTGGTTTTATTAGACAGTAACTATGTAAACACAGCAAAAGTTCGTGATATCGTACAAGGTCAGTTTGATAACGGTTTGGCTAAAAAAATTGACTTAGATCGTATTATCGTAAAAATGTCAAACATTGATACAGAACGTCAGCAGATTAAAAATCAGATTGCTCTGCAGGAAAATGCTTTGAAGTTTTATATGGGAATGCCTATTGAAACTCAAATCGAAATGCCAAAAGAAGAATTTGAAGTTGTTCCTGCAGCTTTAACAGAAGAACCAAATATTGAAAATAGAACAGAATATCTGCTTTTGAAAAAACAAGAGGAGCTTTTAGTATACAATAAAAAAGCTGTTGAAGCAGGATATTATCCTACGCTTTCATTAAGTGCTGGTTACAATTATATTGGTCAAGGTCCTGAATTTCCTTGGTTTGCAAAACCAGACAAAGGAGTTTACTGGTCAGATTTCTCTGCCATTGGATTAAATTTACATGTGCCAATCTTTACAGGCTTCGGAACTCGTGCGAGAGTAAGACAGGCAGATGTTGAAATCAGATCTCTTCAGGAAGATATCAAAGACACCAAACTTTCACTTGATTTAGATTATAGAAATGCAATAACGCAAATCAACAATAATCTTGTAACAATCGAGAATCAAAAGGAAAACATGCGTTTGGCAACGGAAATCCTTAGCAATACAAAAAACAATTATCTTCAAGGTTTAGCATCTTTAACCGATTTGTTAGACGCTGAAAATGCATCACTTGAAGCTCAAAACAATTATACAAGAGCAGTTTTAAATTATAAAATTGCCGAAATATCTCTAATCAAATCGAAAGGCGAACTTAAATCTCTTATTAAATAA
- a CDS encoding efflux RND transporter periplasmic adaptor subunit, with translation MKKIIITIVIIAVAFFGISYILNKNKAENEGKTAIVAEKNAAVSVKVATVKTEDVNLGFTANGNFAPIQELTFSAEKSGKVISVLAKEGDYVRVGQTLLTVRGDVINVSAQQAQAVYQNAKSDYARYENAFKTGGVTKQQLDQAKLALTNAQSSLTQANINVGDTKVKAPINGYINKKYIEPGSILAGMPATALFDIVNVSKLKLTVTVNESQVASLKLGNTVNITASVYPDKTFSGKITFIASKADASLNFPVEIEITNNANNDLKAGMYGTANFGANNQKQNLKVVPRNAFVGSVSSNEIFVVENNVAKLKKVVAGRILGDKVEIINGLNDGDTVIVTGQINLQDGNTVEIIK, from the coding sequence ATGAAGAAAATAATTATAACAATCGTAATCATAGCCGTAGCATTTTTCGGGATTAGCTACATTTTAAATAAAAATAAGGCAGAAAACGAAGGTAAAACTGCAATCGTAGCAGAGAAAAATGCTGCGGTTTCTGTAAAAGTAGCAACAGTTAAAACAGAAGATGTTAATCTTGGTTTTACTGCAAATGGAAACTTTGCTCCAATTCAAGAATTAACTTTTTCTGCAGAGAAATCTGGAAAAGTAATTAGTGTGTTAGCTAAAGAAGGTGATTATGTAAGAGTTGGACAAACATTATTAACCGTAAGAGGTGATGTTATCAATGTAAGTGCACAACAAGCTCAGGCAGTTTATCAAAACGCAAAATCTGATTATGCGAGATACGAAAATGCTTTTAAAACTGGCGGTGTTACAAAACAACAGTTAGATCAGGCAAAATTGGCTTTGACAAATGCTCAGTCTAGTTTGACACAAGCGAATATTAATGTTGGAGATACTAAAGTAAAAGCGCCAATTAACGGATACATCAATAAAAAATATATTGAGCCAGGATCTATTTTAGCAGGAATGCCGGCAACTGCTTTGTTTGATATCGTAAACGTTTCTAAATTAAAATTGACTGTTACAGTTAACGAAAGCCAGGTAGCAAGTTTAAAATTAGGAAATACTGTAAATATTACAGCAAGCGTTTATCCTGATAAAACTTTCTCTGGAAAAATCACTTTCATTGCTTCAAAAGCAGATGCTTCTTTAAACTTTCCAGTTGAAATTGAAATCACAAATAATGCAAATAACGACTTAAAAGCAGGTATGTACGGAACTGCAAACTTTGGTGCAAATAACCAAAAACAAAACTTGAAAGTGGTTCCTAGAAATGCATTTGTTGGAAGTGTAAGCAGCAACGAAATTTTCGTGGTTGAAAATAACGTGGCAAAATTGAAAAAAGTGGTTGCTGGAAGAATCTTAGGAGACAAAGTTGAAATCATCAATGGTTTGAATGACGGAGATACTGTAATTGTTACAGGTCAAATCAATTTACAAGACGGAAATACAGTAGAAATTATTAAGTAA
- a CDS encoding efflux RND transporter permease subunit, whose protein sequence is MKLAEISIKRPSLVIVLFTILILGGLFSYSQLGYELIPKFETNVITVSTVYPGASPSEVENTVTKKIEDAIASLENIKKIDSKSYESLSVVSITLLSTANVDISMNDAQRKINAILSDLPDDADPPSLTKFSLSDLPIMTLGANGKMDEAAFYDLIDKKIAPVLSRVQGVAQVNIIGGQEREIQVNLDAVKMQGYGLSVPQVQQTILTSNLDFPTGNIQTRNQKILIRLAGKYKNVEELRNLVVSSQDGIQVRLGDIADVQDTQKIAEKIARVDQKSAIVLQIVKQSDANAVAVSEQLVKTIKTLESDYKSAQLKLDVAKDSTVFTLEAADSVVHDLLIAVILVAFVMLFFLHSIRNSLIVMVSIPASLIATFIGIYLLGYTLNLMSLLGLSLVVGILVDDAIVVLENIYRHMEMGKSKIRASYDGTAEIGGTVTSITLVIVVVFLPIAMSTGLVSNIITQFCVTVIISTMFSLLASFTIIPWLSSRFGKLEHIEGKNIFGKVILGFESYLTRFTNWISDLLNWCLDHYIKTIVVVLVMFFGSIFWLMGGGYIGGEFFASSDSGEFLVQIEMPKDASLEQTNFMTQKAEAFLKGEKYVFSQITTVGQTSEGLGAAQATAYKAEIDVKMIEQKDRTDDANVYAAKTKRKLEKILVGAKVKTVPVGILGTAEDATLGLIVTGPNVESAMKFAKMAEAELRTIPGTTEIKLTVEDGNPEINVQVDRDKMAALGLTLQTVGLTMQTAYSGNTDGKFRAGEYEYDINIKYNEFDRKNITDVSNLIFVNNAGQQIKLNQFATITEGSGPSKLERRDKTASVTVQGQNVGVPAGTIVTQWQEKLDKLQKPTGVNYIWGGDQENQSEGFGTLGIALLAAIILVYLVMVGLYDSFVHPFVVLFAIPLSFIGVLFALALTNNTLNIFTILGVIMLIGLVCKNAIMLVDYTNQRRAAGESIRTALIQANHARLRPILMTTIAMVFGMFPIALAAGAGAEWKNGLAWVIIGGLISSLFLTLIVVPVIYDIMEKIIRKFSKGEKIDYEAEMVADYEHTELSEDGFNPKHTH, encoded by the coding sequence ATGAAATTAGCCGAAATATCCATAAAACGTCCGTCGTTAGTAATTGTATTGTTTACAATTCTGATTCTTGGTGGATTGTTCAGTTACAGCCAGTTAGGCTACGAGCTGATCCCAAAATTCGAAACCAATGTTATTACGGTTTCAACTGTTTATCCGGGTGCTTCTCCAAGCGAGGTTGAAAATACCGTAACAAAGAAAATTGAGGATGCGATTGCGTCTTTGGAAAATATCAAAAAAATTGACTCGAAATCTTATGAGAGTTTATCTGTAGTATCAATTACATTGCTTTCTACTGCAAATGTTGATATTTCGATGAATGATGCGCAGCGAAAAATTAATGCGATTTTGAGTGATCTTCCAGATGATGCTGATCCGCCTTCGTTAACCAAATTCTCTTTGAGTGATTTACCAATTATGACGCTAGGTGCGAATGGTAAAATGGACGAAGCTGCTTTTTATGATTTGATTGATAAAAAGATTGCTCCAGTTTTATCTCGTGTGCAAGGTGTTGCTCAGGTAAATATTATTGGCGGGCAGGAACGTGAGATCCAAGTAAACCTTGACGCAGTAAAAATGCAAGGGTACGGACTTTCTGTTCCTCAAGTTCAGCAGACAATTTTAACTTCGAATCTGGATTTCCCTACGGGTAACATTCAAACTCGTAATCAAAAAATATTAATTCGTTTAGCGGGTAAATATAAAAATGTTGAGGAATTAAGAAATTTAGTAGTTTCTTCACAAGACGGAATTCAAGTTCGTTTAGGAGATATTGCTGATGTTCAAGATACACAAAAAATCGCGGAAAAAATTGCGCGTGTTGATCAAAAAAGTGCAATTGTACTTCAAATTGTAAAACAATCAGATGCAAATGCCGTTGCGGTAAGTGAGCAGTTGGTTAAAACAATCAAAACATTAGAGAGCGATTACAAATCAGCTCAATTGAAATTAGATGTCGCAAAAGACAGTACTGTATTTACATTAGAAGCAGCAGATTCTGTTGTACACGATTTATTAATCGCGGTTATTCTGGTAGCATTTGTAATGTTGTTCTTCTTGCACAGTATTAGAAACTCATTAATCGTAATGGTATCTATTCCTGCGTCTTTGATTGCTACATTTATTGGAATCTATTTATTAGGTTACACGCTTAACTTGATGAGTTTGCTTGGTTTATCTCTTGTTGTTGGTATCCTTGTGGATGATGCCATCGTGGTATTGGAGAATATTTACCGACACATGGAGATGGGTAAAAGTAAAATTCGTGCTTCTTATGATGGAACTGCCGAAATTGGTGGTACAGTAACTTCGATTACATTAGTAATTGTGGTGGTATTCTTACCAATTGCAATGAGTACCGGATTGGTATCTAACATTATTACACAATTCTGTGTTACGGTAATTATATCAACAATGTTCTCATTATTAGCTTCATTTACTATTATTCCGTGGTTGTCTTCACGTTTTGGAAAATTAGAGCATATTGAAGGTAAAAACATTTTCGGAAAAGTTATTCTTGGTTTCGAAAGCTATTTAACTCGTTTTACGAACTGGATATCAGACCTATTGAACTGGTGTTTAGATCACTATATTAAAACTATTGTAGTTGTATTAGTAATGTTCTTTGGATCGATCTTCTGGTTAATGGGAGGAGGTTATATTGGAGGAGAGTTCTTCGCATCATCTGATAGTGGTGAGTTCTTAGTGCAGATTGAGATGCCAAAAGATGCTTCGTTAGAGCAGACTAACTTTATGACGCAAAAAGCAGAAGCTTTCTTAAAAGGAGAGAAATATGTTTTCAGCCAAATTACAACTGTTGGACAAACCAGTGAAGGTTTAGGAGCTGCACAGGCAACTGCGTACAAAGCAGAGATCGACGTTAAAATGATCGAACAAAAAGATCGTACAGATGATGCCAACGTTTATGCTGCTAAAACAAAACGTAAGCTGGAAAAAATCTTAGTTGGAGCTAAAGTAAAAACGGTTCCTGTAGGTATTTTGGGTACTGCTGAGGACGCTACTTTAGGTTTGATCGTAACAGGGCCAAACGTAGAAAGTGCAATGAAATTTGCTAAAATGGCAGAGGCTGAATTACGTACTATTCCTGGAACAACTGAGATTAAATTAACAGTTGAAGACGGAAACCCAGAGATTAACGTTCAGGTTGACAGAGATAAAATGGCTGCCTTAGGATTAACTCTTCAAACAGTTGGTTTAACCATGCAGACAGCTTATAGTGGTAATACCGACGGTAAATTTAGAGCTGGTGAATATGAATACGATATCAACATCAAATACAACGAATTTGATAGAAAAAACATTACCGATGTTAGTAATTTGATTTTTGTAAACAATGCAGGCCAGCAAATTAAATTAAACCAATTTGCTACAATTACAGAAGGTTCTGGACCAAGTAAATTAGAGCGTAGAGATAAAACTGCTTCTGTAACCGTACAAGGTCAGAACGTTGGGGTGCCAGCAGGAACAATTGTAACACAATGGCAAGAAAAGCTAGATAAATTGCAAAAACCAACAGGAGTTAATTACATCTGGGGTGGTGACCAAGAAAACCAATCAGAAGGTTTTGGTACATTAGGAATTGCATTATTAGCGGCTATTATTTTGGTTTACCTTGTAATGGTTGGTTTATATGATAGTTTTGTTCACCCGTTTGTAGTATTATTTGCAATTCCGCTTTCATTTATTGGAGTTTTATTTGCATTGGCATTAACAAACAATACATTGAACATCTTTACAATTCTAGGGGTCATTATGTTGATTGGTCTGGTGTGTAAGAATGCGATCATGCTTGTCGATTATACTAATCAGCGAAGAGCGGCTGGAGAATCGATTAGAACAGCATTAATTCAGGCTAACCACGCGCGTTTACGTCCGATCTTAATGACAACAATTGCGATGGTGTTTGGTATGTTCCCAATTGCATTAGCAGCTGGAGCTGGAGCAGAATGGAAAAACGGATTGGCTTGGGTAATTATTGGAGGTTTGATCTCGTCATTATTCCTTACATTAATTGTAGTTCCTGTAATCTATGATATTATGGAGAAAATCATTAGAAAATTCTCTAAAGGAGAAAAAATCGATTACGAAGCTGAAATGGTTGCCGATTATGAGCATACAGAATTAAGTGAAGACGGTTTTAATCCGAAACATACACACTAA
- a CDS encoding TCR/Tet family MFS transporter → MLQKDKSAAIGFIFITMLIDITGWGIIIPVIPKLIEELIHGDISEAAKIGGWLTFAYAITQFVFAPVIGNLSDKFGRRPIILISLFGFSLDYILLAFSPTIVWLFIGRIIAGVTGASITTASAYIADVSTAENRAKNFGLIGAAFGLGFIIGPVIGGLLGQYGSRVPFYAAAVLCMVNFLYGFFILPESLKKENRRPFDWRRANPVGAILGLRKYPTLIGLIAAIFLLYVGSHAVQSNWSFFTIYQFNWDERMIGISLGIIGLLVGVVQGGLVRFINPRLGNEKSVYIGLALYTIGMLLFAFATESWMMFVFLIPYCLGGIAGPALQSVVASKVEPSEQGEIQGTLTSLMSASSIIGPPTMANTFYFFTHDDAPFKFAGAPFILGGVLMLLSTVVAYFSLRKHRA, encoded by the coding sequence ATGCTACAAAAAGATAAATCTGCGGCAATTGGTTTTATTTTCATAACCATGTTAATTGACATTACAGGATGGGGAATTATTATACCTGTAATTCCAAAATTAATTGAAGAATTGATTCACGGTGACATCAGCGAAGCGGCAAAAATAGGAGGCTGGTTAACTTTCGCGTATGCGATAACCCAATTTGTTTTTGCTCCTGTAATTGGGAATTTAAGTGATAAATTCGGAAGGAGACCCATTATATTAATCTCACTTTTCGGATTTTCATTAGACTATATTTTACTTGCTTTTTCTCCCACAATTGTCTGGCTTTTTATAGGAAGAATTATCGCCGGAGTTACCGGAGCCAGTATTACAACTGCTTCAGCATATATTGCAGATGTGAGTACAGCCGAAAATAGAGCTAAAAACTTCGGATTGATTGGTGCCGCTTTTGGCTTAGGTTTTATAATCGGACCAGTTATTGGCGGATTATTAGGGCAATATGGGTCAAGAGTTCCTTTTTACGCAGCAGCGGTTTTGTGTATGGTAAACTTCCTTTACGGTTTTTTTATTTTACCAGAGTCTTTGAAAAAAGAAAATCGCAGACCTTTTGACTGGAGACGTGCCAATCCTGTTGGGGCTATCTTAGGATTAAGAAAATATCCAACTTTAATTGGCTTAATTGCAGCGATATTTTTATTGTATGTAGGTTCTCATGCCGTACAAAGTAACTGGAGCTTTTTTACCATTTATCAGTTTAATTGGGATGAGAGAATGATCGGAATTTCATTAGGTATAATTGGTCTCTTAGTTGGAGTGGTACAAGGCGGATTAGTTCGTTTTATTAACCCGAGATTAGGAAACGAAAAAAGTGTTTATATAGGATTGGCTTTATACACAATTGGAATGCTTTTGTTTGCTTTTGCAACAGAAAGCTGGATGATGTTTGTATTCTTAATTCCATATTGTCTTGGCGGAATTGCCGGCCCAGCTCTGCAGTCAGTTGTGGCCAGTAAAGTGGAACCAAGCGAGCAGGGAGAAATTCAGGGAACCTTAACCAGTTTAATGAGTGCTTCTTCTATTATTGGTCCGCCTACGATGGCAAATACCTTTTACTTTTTCACGCATGATGATGCACCGTTTAAATTTGCTGGAGCACCTTTTATTTTGGGAGGTGTTTTAATGTTATTGAGTACGGTTGTGGCTTATTTTTCGTTGAGGAAACATAGGGCTTAA
- a CDS encoding RNA-binding domain-containing protein, which produces MEQKKLINIVNDLIKQPNESEWVEFKLNFHSAEEIGERISALSNGACLHNHPFGYLIFGVEDKTHKVIGTTFKIKSHKKGGDELESWLMNRLAPKIDFRFHEFEYDDGINISMIIIPCAENRPVDFLHTSYIRIGSYTRKLSEFPEKEGKIWRKAPDKPLENRVAKANVTSSEIISLLNSQTYFELLKLPYPNTQKGVIDKFISEKFIKKNKELYDITKLGAILLAKNLEEFDEIGRKAVRVIVYKGKNKVETIREQIGKRGYAVGFDGLIDWINGQLPANEEIGKAFRKETKMYPEIAIRELVANALIHQDFNEKGFPMIEIFSDRIEISNPGLPLITPQRFIDEYISRNEKLADVLRRFGICEEKGSGIDKVIFYNEMFQLPAVDFIVSEKRTRITMFSYKELNHLDKKDKVRACYQHACLCYVSNDIMTNQSLRERFQIEEQNSAIASRIIKDTISEGLIKDDDPLSNSRKYKKYIPFWA; this is translated from the coding sequence ATGGAACAAAAAAAGTTAATAAATATAGTAAACGACTTAATTAAACAGCCAAATGAAAGTGAATGGGTTGAATTCAAATTGAATTTTCATTCCGCTGAGGAAATTGGCGAACGTATTTCCGCACTTTCAAATGGCGCATGCTTACACAACCACCCATTTGGTTATCTAATCTTCGGAGTTGAAGATAAAACTCATAAAGTTATTGGAACCACTTTCAAAATAAAATCACATAAAAAAGGTGGTGACGAATTAGAAAGTTGGTTAATGAATCGACTAGCCCCTAAAATAGATTTCAGGTTTCATGAATTTGAATATGACGACGGAATAAATATATCTATGATTATAATCCCATGTGCAGAAAACCGCCCAGTAGATTTTTTACATACATCATATATTAGAATTGGCAGTTATACCCGAAAACTAAGTGAATTCCCCGAGAAAGAAGGGAAAATCTGGAGAAAAGCTCCAGACAAGCCTTTAGAAAATCGTGTCGCTAAAGCAAATGTTACATCTTCTGAAATAATAAGCTTACTAAATTCTCAAACTTATTTTGAACTATTAAAACTTCCATATCCAAATACTCAAAAAGGTGTAATTGATAAATTTATTTCTGAAAAATTTATAAAAAAGAATAAAGAACTTTACGATATAACAAAATTAGGAGCTATTCTACTAGCCAAAAATCTTGAAGAATTTGATGAAATAGGAAGAAAAGCAGTAAGAGTAATTGTTTATAAAGGAAAAAATAAAGTTGAGACAATAAGAGAACAAATAGGCAAAAGAGGATATGCTGTTGGTTTTGACGGGTTAATTGACTGGATTAATGGGCAGTTACCAGCAAACGAAGAAATAGGAAAGGCTTTTAGAAAAGAAACAAAAATGTATCCTGAAATCGCAATAAGAGAATTAGTAGCAAATGCTTTAATTCATCAAGATTTTAATGAAAAAGGATTTCCGATGATCGAAATATTTTCAGATCGAATTGAAATTTCAAATCCAGGACTTCCACTTATAACTCCACAACGCTTTATTGACGAATATATTTCTCGAAATGAAAAATTAGCTGATGTCTTGAGGAGATTTGGAATCTGCGAAGAAAAAGGAAGTGGTATTGATAAAGTTATTTTTTATAACGAGATGTTCCAATTACCTGCTGTTGATTTCATAGTTTCAGAAAAAAGAACAAGAATTACTATGTTTAGCTATAAAGAACTTAACCATTTAGACAAGAAAGATAAGGTCAGAGCATGTTACCAACATGCTTGTCTATGTTATGTTTCAAATGACATAATGACAAACCAAAGCTTACGTGAACGCTTCCAAATTGAGGAACAAAATTCCGCCATAGCTTCAAGAATTATAAAAGACACGATAAGTGAGGGCTTAATAAAAGACGATGATCCACTAAGTAATTCCCGAAAATACAAAAAATACATCCCTTTTTGGGCATGA
- a CDS encoding retropepsin-like aspartic protease yields MENLHEILKKEDYKKIKFKITKTQHLQIKAKINGISGNFILDTGASNTCVGFESIELFELAAKNSKTKASGAGGSGMKTQISSQNKLQLGSWKNKDFSIVIFDLSHVNEALESFKAKPVHGIIGADVLLEGKAIIDYFNHYLYLK; encoded by the coding sequence ATGGAAAATCTTCATGAGATTCTCAAAAAAGAGGATTACAAAAAAATAAAATTCAAAATCACTAAAACACAGCATTTGCAGATTAAAGCCAAAATTAACGGTATATCTGGAAATTTCATTTTAGATACCGGCGCGTCCAACACCTGCGTGGGTTTTGAAAGTATTGAACTTTTTGAATTGGCTGCAAAAAACTCAAAAACAAAAGCATCTGGAGCCGGTGGCAGCGGAATGAAAACGCAGATTTCGTCTCAAAACAAATTGCAGTTAGGATCTTGGAAAAACAAGGACTTCAGCATTGTAATTTTTGATCTTTCGCATGTAAACGAAGCTTTGGAATCTTTTAAAGCCAAACCTGTTCACGGTATTATTGGTGCCGATGTTTTATTGGAAGGAAAGGCAATTATTGATTATTTTAACCATTATTTGTATTTGAAGTAA